One genomic region from Spodoptera frugiperda isolate SF20-4 chromosome 21, AGI-APGP_CSIRO_Sfru_2.0, whole genome shotgun sequence encodes:
- the LOC118280188 gene encoding uncharacterized protein LOC118280188 isoform X2: protein MDVITGLSPLSPGFIEDLDIEAYMSSVGEGCYAPQAIDPRRTGGHQLPESPPDSGSENPYSPSDPQVSHAISLPQTVLSSDYMLVHDHIPTQEILQQNGDYIYEELKADNIDGLRSNLSDVVVLPQDSNIVELGIRTVRHDLGLGDVYQNRYSQMRVDMPELEQGMINPQLVALGHETLTPVYTSLQEPSTKKRKHSQDTSQVKCEPAALSPESVTHVPRPAPPSVDGSEAGDDAPLQCIRFGPFQQNVWHSLYDCNLKPLQPPSYVVGADKGFNYSQIDEAFVCQKKNHFQVTCQIQMQGDPHYVKTGEGFKKISNFCLHFYGVKAEDPSQEVRIEQSQSDRTKKPFHPVPVEIRREGAKVTVGRLHFAETTNNNMRKKGRPNPDQRHFQLVVALRAHVGHSDFIIAASASDRIIVRASNPGQFESDCTESWWQRGVSDNSVHFTGRVGINTDRPDESCVVNGNLKVMGHILHPSDARAKHNIQELDTAQQLKNVQNIRVVKFNYDPSFAEHSGLLGYDPSRPTPQLDTGVIAQEVRRVIPEAVKEAGDVTLPNGDTIPKFLVVNKDRIFMENLGAVKELCKVTGNLESRIDQLERINKKLCKISILQRRDSSRSSISNDSRYSAMSNSSKSLYSDGNISIDQIRDIARNIRKHECCHKLSHNSPKYTRKQCKNCHGNYSKYGKYYNYNKTCVRYHSNKLEKAENVDNPTYTDSNIQKYPDDSYETHSSMTKKKDTCLWLKSDDNFSYSNTKLGFCCRKEYGDTSSELISNKFLQIVITILIFIMAVCLVVMSALYFREHQELISMKEIRLHDKLHYPPYGKPNNEPHSHRAPPDFNQIQYLKVSQHTASKKTAKEKGPHKTTQEYVTTAPTESPHTTSTSVHPTKSYDSNLINTPTLQSLQLQNDRPITSSSSVQVIGGGCLFTSNTNNELDPECQSPCGLDTPQTYDNQEPLERKSEKELNDTFSARPLEPLTREKLPSMPGIIPEKNTTESLKSEPESLRNENDSFKKVENLREEIIANSLDGSKQNGTEIGSRMKREVRGRRETREELKSSSEEMILSEQSHENSEPHECDTVRVGISSKSIINSSLFSEVVCGNNIYNFTYTIPLSHCLSHKHLDLTFRSSKIKEYRLCDVKCNYDSSKSCSSTKEPQKPPASEDTWSIKMALECNVDRMLKVRASFSTSRMRFPNKELCYLTPEHKYPFIEYNIRIHSDCHN, encoded by the exons gtCCAGGCTTCATAGAGGATTTGGACATAGAGGCGTATATGAGCTCCGTCGGCGAAGGATGCTATGCGCCACAAGCTATCGATCCACGCCGGACCGG AGGCCACCAGCTACCAGAAAGTCCACCGGACTCTGGTTCAGAGAACCCCTACAGCCCATCAGACCCTCAAGTCTCCCATGCCATATCCTTACCTCAAACAGTCCTCAGTTCGGACTACATGCTGGTACATGACCACATACCAACCCAGGAGATTCTCCAGCAAAATGGGGATTATATTTACGAGGAGCTGAAGGCGGATAACATTGATGGGTTGAGGAGTAACCTCAGTGATGTGGTGGTTCTACCACAGGACTCCAATATTGTGGAGTTGGGGATCAGGACGGTCAGACATGATTTGGGGCTGGGTGATGTTTATCAGAACAG ATATAGCCAGATGCGGGTGGACATGCCAGAACTGGAGCAGGGTATGATAAACCCTCAGCTGGTGGCTCTGGGACACGAGACCCTGACTCCAGTGTACACCAGCCTGCAGGAACCGAGCACGAAGAAGAGGAAGCACTCGCAGGATACCTCACAAGTGAAATGTGAGCCTG CGGCCCTATCCCCAGAGAGCGTGACCCACGTGCCGCGCCCTGCACCACCCTCAGTAGACGGCTCCGAGGCTGGTGACGACGCTCCACTCCAGTGCATCAGATTCGGGCCTTTCCAGCAAAACGTCTGGCATTCATTGTATGACTGCAATTTAAAGCCACT CCAACCGCCTTCCTACGTCGTCGGCGCAGACAAAGGCTTCAACTACTCCCAAATAGACGAGGCCTTCGTCTGCCAGAAGAAGAACCATTTCCAAGTCACCTGTCAGATACAGATGCAGGGAGACCCTCACTATGTGAAGACGGGAGAAGGTTTCAAGAAGATCAGCAACTTCTGTTTACATTTCTATGGTGTAAAG GCTGAAGATCCCAGTCAAGAAGTGAGAATTGAACAAAGTCAATCAGATAGAACAAAGAAACCTTTTCACCCTGTGCC GGTCGAAATTCGTCGTGAAGGCGCCAAGGTGACAGTGGGCCGTCTCCATTTCGCTGAGACCACTAATAATAACATGAGGAAGAAAGGCAGACCGAACCCTGACCAGCGCCACTTCCAGCTAGTGGTGGCGCTCCGAGCCCATGTCGGACATAGTGACTTCATCATTGCTGCGTCTGCAAGCGACCGGATTATTGTTAGG GCGTCAAACCCGGGCCAGTTCGAGTCGGACTGCACAGAGAGCTGGTGGCAGCGAGGAGTATCAGACAACAGCGTGCACTTCACCGGCAGAGTCGGCATCAACACTGACAGGCCGGACGAGTCCTGTGTTGTTAATG GTAACCTAAAAGTAATGGGTCATATACTCCACCCATCTGACGCGCGCGCCAAACACAACATCCAGGAATTGGACACAGCACAGCAGTTGAAGAATGTCCAGAATATTCGAGTTGTCAA GTTTAACTACGACCCCTCATTCGCGGAGCACTCAGGCCTGCTAGGCTACGACCCCAGCCGGCCGACACCCCAGTTGGACACCGGGGTCATTGCGCAGGAGGTCCGCCGCGTCATACCCGAGGCGGTCAAAGAAGCTGGTGACGTCACACTGCCTAATGGAGACACTATACCCAAGTTCCTGGTGGTCAATAAG GACCGAATCTTCATGGAAAACCTAGGCGCCGTGAAAGAGCTGTGCAAGGTGACTGGTAACCTGGAGTCCAGGATCGACCAGCTTGAGAGGATCAACAAGAAACTATGCAAGATCAGCATTCTACAGCGGAGAGATAGCTCCAGATCTAGTATTAGCAATG ACTCCCGCTACTCAGCAATGTCGAATTCATCAAAATCCCTGTACAGCGACGGCAACATATCCATAGACCAAATCAGAGATATCGCTCGCAACATCAGAAAACACGAGTGTTGCCATAAACTAAGCCATAATTCACCCAAATATACGCGAAAACAGTGCAAAAACTGCCACGGAAACTACTCGAAATATGggaaatattataactataacaaAACTTGTGTCCGATACCATTCCAATAAGCTCGAGAAAGCCGAAAATGTCGACAATCCGACTTACACAGATTccaatatacaaaaatatccgGATGACAGTTATGAAACACACAGTTCGATGACTAAGAAAAAAGATACGTGTCTATGGTTGAAGAGTGACGATAATTTCTCGTATAGCAACACTAAGCTCGGTTTTTGTTGCCGGAAAGAGTATGGGGATACCAGCAGTGAATTGATTTCGAATAAGTTTCTGCAAATCGTTATTactatattgatttttattatggcTGTTTG CCTAGTAGTAATGTCAGCCCTCTACTTCCGAGAGCACCAAGAATTAATATCGATGAAAGAGATCCGCCTGCACGACAAACTGCACTACCCTCCGTACGGCAAGCCCAACAACGAGCCACACAGCCACAGGGCACCGCCTGACTTTAACCAGATACAG tatTTAAAAGTGTCACAGCATACAGCTTCTAAAAAAACCGCTAAAG AGAAAGGACCTCACAAAACGACCCAGGAATACGTGACGACAGCCCCTACGGAGTCGCCACACACTACATCGACCTCTGTCCATCCCACTAAGAGTTATGATAGTAATCTCataa ACACGCCGACTCTCCAATCCCTGCAACTACAGAATGACCGTCCAATAACATCATCCAGTAGCGTTCAAGTCATCGGCGGCGGGTGCCTCTTCACATCTAACACTAATAACGAACTCGACCCAGAGTGCCAG TCCCCCTGCGGCCTAGATACCCCACAAACCTACGACAATCAAGAACCGCTTGAACGGAAATCAGAGAAAGAACTTAACGATACATTCAGTGCGAGACCTTTGGAACCGTTAACCAGAGAAAAGCTCCCAAGTATGCCTGGCATAATCCCAGAGAAGAACACCACAGAATCGTTAAAATCAGAACCAGAATCCTTAAGGAACGAGAATGACTCTTTCAAAAAGGTCGAGAATCTTCGAGAGGAGATTATAGCCAACTCCCTAGATGGTAGCAAGCAGAATGGCACGGAGATCGGCAGTAGGATGAAGAGGGAGGTCCGTGGGAGGAGGGAAACGAGAGAGGAACTCAAGAGCAGTTCTGAAGAGATGATCCTGAGTGAACAGTCCCATGAAAATTCTGAGCCTCATG AATGCGACACAGTCCGCGTGGGTATATCGAGTAAATCGATCATAAACTCGTCGCTGTTCAGCGAGGTCGTCTGCGGCAACAACATATACAACTTCACGTACACCATTCCGCTGTCTCACTGCCTCAGCCACAAGCACCTGGATCTGACGTTcag GTCATCAAAAATCAAAGAATACCGTTTATGCGACGTGAAATGCAACTATGACTCCTCAAAATCCTGTTCATCCACGAAGGAGCCTCAGAAGCCACCAGCTTCCGAAGACACTTGGAGTATCAAGATGGCTCTAGAGTGCAATGTTGATCGTATGCTGAAAGTCAGAGCCAGTTTCTCCACTTCAAGAATGCGGTTTCCAAATAAG GAACTATGCTACCTGACACCAGAACACAAGTATCCATTTATAGAATACAACATACGTATACACAGCGATTGTCATAACTAA
- the LOC118280188 gene encoding uncharacterized protein LOC118280188 isoform X1 has translation MEYTWHMEDGGQESNSRTTRSQSRSQGPGFIEDLDIEAYMSSVGEGCYAPQAIDPRRTGGHQLPESPPDSGSENPYSPSDPQVSHAISLPQTVLSSDYMLVHDHIPTQEILQQNGDYIYEELKADNIDGLRSNLSDVVVLPQDSNIVELGIRTVRHDLGLGDVYQNRYSQMRVDMPELEQGMINPQLVALGHETLTPVYTSLQEPSTKKRKHSQDTSQVKCEPAALSPESVTHVPRPAPPSVDGSEAGDDAPLQCIRFGPFQQNVWHSLYDCNLKPLQPPSYVVGADKGFNYSQIDEAFVCQKKNHFQVTCQIQMQGDPHYVKTGEGFKKISNFCLHFYGVKAEDPSQEVRIEQSQSDRTKKPFHPVPVEIRREGAKVTVGRLHFAETTNNNMRKKGRPNPDQRHFQLVVALRAHVGHSDFIIAASASDRIIVRASNPGQFESDCTESWWQRGVSDNSVHFTGRVGINTDRPDESCVVNGNLKVMGHILHPSDARAKHNIQELDTAQQLKNVQNIRVVKFNYDPSFAEHSGLLGYDPSRPTPQLDTGVIAQEVRRVIPEAVKEAGDVTLPNGDTIPKFLVVNKDRIFMENLGAVKELCKVTGNLESRIDQLERINKKLCKISILQRRDSSRSSISNDSRYSAMSNSSKSLYSDGNISIDQIRDIARNIRKHECCHKLSHNSPKYTRKQCKNCHGNYSKYGKYYNYNKTCVRYHSNKLEKAENVDNPTYTDSNIQKYPDDSYETHSSMTKKKDTCLWLKSDDNFSYSNTKLGFCCRKEYGDTSSELISNKFLQIVITILIFIMAVCLVVMSALYFREHQELISMKEIRLHDKLHYPPYGKPNNEPHSHRAPPDFNQIQYLKVSQHTASKKTAKEKGPHKTTQEYVTTAPTESPHTTSTSVHPTKSYDSNLINTPTLQSLQLQNDRPITSSSSVQVIGGGCLFTSNTNNELDPECQSPCGLDTPQTYDNQEPLERKSEKELNDTFSARPLEPLTREKLPSMPGIIPEKNTTESLKSEPESLRNENDSFKKVENLREEIIANSLDGSKQNGTEIGSRMKREVRGRRETREELKSSSEEMILSEQSHENSEPHECDTVRVGISSKSIINSSLFSEVVCGNNIYNFTYTIPLSHCLSHKHLDLTFRSSKIKEYRLCDVKCNYDSSKSCSSTKEPQKPPASEDTWSIKMALECNVDRMLKVRASFSTSRMRFPNKELCYLTPEHKYPFIEYNIRIHSDCHN, from the exons gtCCAGGCTTCATAGAGGATTTGGACATAGAGGCGTATATGAGCTCCGTCGGCGAAGGATGCTATGCGCCACAAGCTATCGATCCACGCCGGACCGG AGGCCACCAGCTACCAGAAAGTCCACCGGACTCTGGTTCAGAGAACCCCTACAGCCCATCAGACCCTCAAGTCTCCCATGCCATATCCTTACCTCAAACAGTCCTCAGTTCGGACTACATGCTGGTACATGACCACATACCAACCCAGGAGATTCTCCAGCAAAATGGGGATTATATTTACGAGGAGCTGAAGGCGGATAACATTGATGGGTTGAGGAGTAACCTCAGTGATGTGGTGGTTCTACCACAGGACTCCAATATTGTGGAGTTGGGGATCAGGACGGTCAGACATGATTTGGGGCTGGGTGATGTTTATCAGAACAG ATATAGCCAGATGCGGGTGGACATGCCAGAACTGGAGCAGGGTATGATAAACCCTCAGCTGGTGGCTCTGGGACACGAGACCCTGACTCCAGTGTACACCAGCCTGCAGGAACCGAGCACGAAGAAGAGGAAGCACTCGCAGGATACCTCACAAGTGAAATGTGAGCCTG CGGCCCTATCCCCAGAGAGCGTGACCCACGTGCCGCGCCCTGCACCACCCTCAGTAGACGGCTCCGAGGCTGGTGACGACGCTCCACTCCAGTGCATCAGATTCGGGCCTTTCCAGCAAAACGTCTGGCATTCATTGTATGACTGCAATTTAAAGCCACT CCAACCGCCTTCCTACGTCGTCGGCGCAGACAAAGGCTTCAACTACTCCCAAATAGACGAGGCCTTCGTCTGCCAGAAGAAGAACCATTTCCAAGTCACCTGTCAGATACAGATGCAGGGAGACCCTCACTATGTGAAGACGGGAGAAGGTTTCAAGAAGATCAGCAACTTCTGTTTACATTTCTATGGTGTAAAG GCTGAAGATCCCAGTCAAGAAGTGAGAATTGAACAAAGTCAATCAGATAGAACAAAGAAACCTTTTCACCCTGTGCC GGTCGAAATTCGTCGTGAAGGCGCCAAGGTGACAGTGGGCCGTCTCCATTTCGCTGAGACCACTAATAATAACATGAGGAAGAAAGGCAGACCGAACCCTGACCAGCGCCACTTCCAGCTAGTGGTGGCGCTCCGAGCCCATGTCGGACATAGTGACTTCATCATTGCTGCGTCTGCAAGCGACCGGATTATTGTTAGG GCGTCAAACCCGGGCCAGTTCGAGTCGGACTGCACAGAGAGCTGGTGGCAGCGAGGAGTATCAGACAACAGCGTGCACTTCACCGGCAGAGTCGGCATCAACACTGACAGGCCGGACGAGTCCTGTGTTGTTAATG GTAACCTAAAAGTAATGGGTCATATACTCCACCCATCTGACGCGCGCGCCAAACACAACATCCAGGAATTGGACACAGCACAGCAGTTGAAGAATGTCCAGAATATTCGAGTTGTCAA GTTTAACTACGACCCCTCATTCGCGGAGCACTCAGGCCTGCTAGGCTACGACCCCAGCCGGCCGACACCCCAGTTGGACACCGGGGTCATTGCGCAGGAGGTCCGCCGCGTCATACCCGAGGCGGTCAAAGAAGCTGGTGACGTCACACTGCCTAATGGAGACACTATACCCAAGTTCCTGGTGGTCAATAAG GACCGAATCTTCATGGAAAACCTAGGCGCCGTGAAAGAGCTGTGCAAGGTGACTGGTAACCTGGAGTCCAGGATCGACCAGCTTGAGAGGATCAACAAGAAACTATGCAAGATCAGCATTCTACAGCGGAGAGATAGCTCCAGATCTAGTATTAGCAATG ACTCCCGCTACTCAGCAATGTCGAATTCATCAAAATCCCTGTACAGCGACGGCAACATATCCATAGACCAAATCAGAGATATCGCTCGCAACATCAGAAAACACGAGTGTTGCCATAAACTAAGCCATAATTCACCCAAATATACGCGAAAACAGTGCAAAAACTGCCACGGAAACTACTCGAAATATGggaaatattataactataacaaAACTTGTGTCCGATACCATTCCAATAAGCTCGAGAAAGCCGAAAATGTCGACAATCCGACTTACACAGATTccaatatacaaaaatatccgGATGACAGTTATGAAACACACAGTTCGATGACTAAGAAAAAAGATACGTGTCTATGGTTGAAGAGTGACGATAATTTCTCGTATAGCAACACTAAGCTCGGTTTTTGTTGCCGGAAAGAGTATGGGGATACCAGCAGTGAATTGATTTCGAATAAGTTTCTGCAAATCGTTATTactatattgatttttattatggcTGTTTG CCTAGTAGTAATGTCAGCCCTCTACTTCCGAGAGCACCAAGAATTAATATCGATGAAAGAGATCCGCCTGCACGACAAACTGCACTACCCTCCGTACGGCAAGCCCAACAACGAGCCACACAGCCACAGGGCACCGCCTGACTTTAACCAGATACAG tatTTAAAAGTGTCACAGCATACAGCTTCTAAAAAAACCGCTAAAG AGAAAGGACCTCACAAAACGACCCAGGAATACGTGACGACAGCCCCTACGGAGTCGCCACACACTACATCGACCTCTGTCCATCCCACTAAGAGTTATGATAGTAATCTCataa ACACGCCGACTCTCCAATCCCTGCAACTACAGAATGACCGTCCAATAACATCATCCAGTAGCGTTCAAGTCATCGGCGGCGGGTGCCTCTTCACATCTAACACTAATAACGAACTCGACCCAGAGTGCCAG TCCCCCTGCGGCCTAGATACCCCACAAACCTACGACAATCAAGAACCGCTTGAACGGAAATCAGAGAAAGAACTTAACGATACATTCAGTGCGAGACCTTTGGAACCGTTAACCAGAGAAAAGCTCCCAAGTATGCCTGGCATAATCCCAGAGAAGAACACCACAGAATCGTTAAAATCAGAACCAGAATCCTTAAGGAACGAGAATGACTCTTTCAAAAAGGTCGAGAATCTTCGAGAGGAGATTATAGCCAACTCCCTAGATGGTAGCAAGCAGAATGGCACGGAGATCGGCAGTAGGATGAAGAGGGAGGTCCGTGGGAGGAGGGAAACGAGAGAGGAACTCAAGAGCAGTTCTGAAGAGATGATCCTGAGTGAACAGTCCCATGAAAATTCTGAGCCTCATG AATGCGACACAGTCCGCGTGGGTATATCGAGTAAATCGATCATAAACTCGTCGCTGTTCAGCGAGGTCGTCTGCGGCAACAACATATACAACTTCACGTACACCATTCCGCTGTCTCACTGCCTCAGCCACAAGCACCTGGATCTGACGTTcag GTCATCAAAAATCAAAGAATACCGTTTATGCGACGTGAAATGCAACTATGACTCCTCAAAATCCTGTTCATCCACGAAGGAGCCTCAGAAGCCACCAGCTTCCGAAGACACTTGGAGTATCAAGATGGCTCTAGAGTGCAATGTTGATCGTATGCTGAAAGTCAGAGCCAGTTTCTCCACTTCAAGAATGCGGTTTCCAAATAAG GAACTATGCTACCTGACACCAGAACACAAGTATCCATTTATAGAATACAACATACGTATACACAGCGATTGTCATAACTAA